Proteins co-encoded in one Thermodesulfovibrionales bacterium genomic window:
- a CDS encoding methionine adenosyltransferase domain-containing protein, which produces RRCEVQIAYAIGIAQPVSVMISTNGTSRIPPDRIAELVQKNFDLRPKPIIEYLNLLRPIYKKTAAYGHFGRNDPDFTWEKLDMVEKLKSDAGL; this is translated from the coding sequence CCGTAGGTGTGAAGTTCAGATTGCTTATGCGATTGGGATAGCTCAGCCGGTTTCAGTAATGATTAGTACTAATGGAACCAGCCGGATCCCACCCGATCGAATCGCGGAGTTAGTGCAGAAAAATTTTGACCTGCGCCCCAAGCCAATTATCGAGTATCTTAATTTACTCCGCCCAATTTATAAAAAGACCGCTGCTTACGGACATTTTGGGCGGAATGACCCGGATTTTACCTGGGAAAAATTGGATATGGTAGAAAAACTTAAAAGTGATGCGGGATTATAA